In the genome of Vicia villosa cultivar HV-30 ecotype Madison, WI linkage group LG7, Vvil1.0, whole genome shotgun sequence, one region contains:
- the LOC131618404 gene encoding cytochrome P450 704C1-like isoform X2, translating to MKCTLDSIFKVGFGVELQSLERSNKEENVFMKAFNDSNAFVFRRYLDPLWKLKRVLNFGSEASLKKNIKIIDDFVHSLIKTKRKLLSAQNDFSDKEDILSRFLLESEKDPSNMTDQYLRDIILNFMIAGKDTSANTLSWFFYMLCKNPLIQEKVAQEVINVTSTQENKLDLDEFVNNITDDNLDKMHYLHAALTETLRLYPAVPMTGRTAEENDLLPDGYMVNKGETVYYLSYAMGRMPYIWGDDAEEFLPERWLKDGIFQPESSFKFISFHAGPRICLGKDFAYRQMKIVAMALVRFFRFKLANERNDVTYRTMFTLHIDKGLPLYAVPRCDVFE from the exons ATGAAATGTACTTTGGACTCCATATTCAAAGTTGGGTTTGGAGTAGAATTACAATCTTTGGAGAGATCAAACAAAGAGGAAAATGTCTTCATGAAAGCCTTTAACGATTCAAATGCATTTGTATTCCGACGCTATTTAGACCCTTTATGGAAGTTGAAAAGGGTTCTTAACTTTGGATCAGAAGCTTCCCTTAAGAAGaatatcaaaataattgatgATTTTGTGCATAGCCTAATTAAGACCAAACGGAAACTATTATCGGCGCAAAATGATTTC AGTGATAAAGAAGACATACTTTCAAGGTTTTTGTTGGAAAGTGAAAAGGATCCTTCAAATATGACAGATCAATATTTGAGGGATATAATTCTAAACTTTATGATTGCTGGAAAAGATACAAGTGCCAACACATTGTCATGGTTCTTCTACATGTTATGCAAGAACCCTCTTATACAAGAAAAAGTGGCACAAGAAGTTATAAATGTTACTTCTACTCAAGAAAATAAACTCGATTTAGACGAGTTTGTGAACAATATTACAGATGATAATCTTGACAAAATGCATTATCTTCATGCAGCCTTAACAGAAACATTGAGGCTATATCCTGCTGTTCCAATG ACAGGTAGAACTGCAGAAGAAAATGACTTACTTCCTGATGGATACATGGTGAATAAGGGTGAAACAGTGTATTACTTGTCCTATGCTATGGGAAGAATGCCTTACATTTGGGGGGATGATGCTGAAGAATTCCTACCTGAAAGATGGCTTAAGGATGGAATTTTTCAACCTGAATCTTCATTCAAATTCATTTCTTTCCAT GCTGGTCCTCGTATATGCTTAGGAAAGGATTTTGCTTATAGACAGATGAAAATAGTAGCAATGGCACTTGTTAGATTCTTTCGGTTTAAATTGGCAAATGAAAGAAATGATGTGACATATAGAACCATGTTCACACTTCACATTGACAAAGGCCTTCCTCTTTATGCAGTTCCAAGGTGTGATGTATTTGAATAA